A DNA window from Microcystis aeruginosa NIES-843 contains the following coding sequences:
- a CDS encoding RNA-guided endonuclease InsQ/TnpB family protein, translating to MLVVEAKLKNGTPEQYQRLDEAIRTSQFVRNSCVRYWRSNQGTTRNDLQKLCSVLANNKETPWVNKLNSQARQSAADRAWQSISRFYQNCHAKILGKKGFPRFKKHSRSVEYKLTGYQLSEDRRKIRFTEGFKAGEFDLWCSQKTLVYYSEQQIKRVRVVRRADGYYCQFLIDVERQEYHKPTGQITGIDLGLKEFYTDAQGNTVENPRYLRKSEKRLKKAQRRLSKQFRKGKKQSNNYHKQRIKVARLHLKVSRQRKDKAIKDALALVQSNDLVVYEALKVRNLVKNRQLSKSISDASWYQFTEWFEFFAKIYRIVCVAVPPHFTSQDCSVCGTRVQKSLSTRTHQCPNCKTILDRDHNAAINILKKGLKYLGNHLNGTVGQTETDPNALGESGLWILNGDIENLSCLVEQGISDSDRSRIPRHSVA from the coding sequence ATGCTAGTCGTAGAAGCCAAGTTAAAAAACGGGACACCAGAACAATACCAAAGACTAGATGAAGCAATTAGGACATCTCAGTTTGTGCGTAACTCTTGTGTTCGTTATTGGCGGTCCAATCAAGGGACAACCCGCAATGATCTCCAAAAACTTTGCTCGGTACTAGCTAACAATAAAGAGACACCTTGGGTTAATAAGCTTAACTCCCAAGCTCGTCAATCGGCTGCTGATAGAGCCTGGCAATCAATTAGTCGGTTTTACCAGAATTGTCATGCTAAGATACTTGGGAAAAAGGGTTTTCCTCGGTTCAAGAAGCATAGTCGTTCGGTTGAGTATAAACTAACAGGCTACCAACTATCTGAGGATCGACGTAAAATCAGATTTACTGAAGGTTTTAAAGCAGGAGAATTTGATTTATGGTGTAGTCAAAAGACATTAGTTTATTATTCAGAGCAACAGATTAAACGGGTAAGAGTTGTTAGACGTGCTGATGGTTATTATTGTCAGTTTTTGATTGACGTAGAACGGCAAGAATACCATAAACCGACGGGACAAATAACAGGAATTGACTTAGGGTTAAAGGAATTTTATACCGATGCCCAAGGCAATACTGTAGAGAATCCACGTTATTTAAGAAAGTCAGAAAAACGACTGAAAAAAGCACAAAGGAGATTATCAAAACAATTTCGCAAAGGAAAGAAACAGTCTAACAACTATCACAAGCAACGGATAAAAGTAGCTAGGCTTCATCTTAAAGTATCAAGACAACGTAAAGACAAAGCAATTAAAGACGCTTTGGCGTTAGTCCAGTCTAATGATCTGGTAGTCTATGAAGCTTTAAAGGTAAGAAACTTAGTCAAAAATCGTCAGCTGTCTAAGTCGATTAGTGATGCTTCTTGGTATCAATTCACTGAATGGTTTGAATTTTTTGCCAAGATTTATCGGATTGTTTGTGTTGCTGTTCCTCCTCATTTCACTAGCCAAGATTGTTCAGTTTGTGGGACGAGAGTTCAAAAATCATTAAGCACTAGAACTCATCAATGTCCTAACTGTAAAACAATCTTAGATAGGGATCATAATGCAGCAATCAACATTCTTAAAAAAGGGTTAAAATATTTGGGAAATCATCTCAACGGTACTGTTGGGCAAACAGAAACCGACCCAAACGCCTTGGGAGAGTCCGGCCTCTGGATTCTTAATGGAGACATTGAGAATCTAAGCTGTCTCGTTGAACAAGGAATTTCCGATAGTGATAGGTCAAGAATCCCCCGTCACAGCGTAGCTTGA
- a CDS encoding DUF760 domain-containing protein, which yields MYRENDRPHNLFGTDSEFSESLWQYVQTLSPETIAQLSKPESQEVFQVMERNIIGLLGNLPSEHFGVTISTSREHLGRLLASAMMSGYFLRNAEQRMNFEKSLATLQSGSSDV from the coding sequence GTGTATAGAGAAAACGATCGCCCTCACAATTTATTCGGTACCGATAGTGAATTTTCCGAGAGTTTGTGGCAGTATGTCCAGACCTTAAGTCCAGAAACAATCGCCCAACTCTCGAAACCGGAGTCCCAAGAGGTTTTCCAAGTGATGGAACGCAACATTATCGGACTTTTGGGCAACCTTCCTTCGGAACATTTCGGGGTCACTATCAGTACCAGTCGCGAACATCTGGGCCGGTTATTGGCCTCAGCAATGATGAGTGGTTACTTTCTCCGCAATGCTGAACAGAGAATGAATTTTGAAAAATCCCTCGCTACTCTCCAGAGCGGTTCTAGCGATGTTTAA
- a CDS encoding GuaB3 family IMP dehydrogenase-related protein yields MDTIIGRGKTARRAYGIDEIALVPGVRTLDPSLADTRWSLGNIEREIPIIASAMDGVVDTKMAVLLSELGALGVLNLEGIQTRYEDPNPILDRITAVGKAEFVGLMQELYAEPIKPQLIELRIQEIQEKGGIAAVSLTPAGAVKYGAIVAQAAADILFVQATVVSTAHLSPEAITPLDLVQLCQEMPIPVVLGNCVTYEVALNLMKTGAAGVLVGIGPGAACTSRGVLGVGVPQATAVADCAAARDDFFQETGKYVPVIADGGIITGGDICKCIACGADAVMIGSPIARSVEAPGRGFHWGMATPSPVLPRGTRISVGSTGTIAEILVGPAKLDDGTHNLLGALKTSMGTLGAKNLKEMQQVEVVIAPSLLTEGKVYQKAQQLGMGK; encoded by the coding sequence GTGGATACAATTATTGGTCGGGGCAAAACAGCCCGTAGAGCTTACGGTATCGATGAAATCGCACTTGTACCCGGAGTGCGAACCCTCGATCCTAGTTTAGCCGATACCCGTTGGTCTCTCGGCAATATCGAGCGGGAAATCCCGATTATCGCCAGCGCTATGGATGGGGTGGTGGATACTAAAATGGCCGTCCTCCTCTCCGAGTTGGGGGCGCTAGGGGTACTAAACCTCGAAGGAATTCAAACCCGTTACGAGGATCCTAACCCGATTCTCGATCGCATTACCGCAGTCGGCAAAGCAGAATTCGTCGGTTTAATGCAGGAACTCTACGCAGAACCGATTAAACCGCAACTAATCGAGCTTCGTATCCAAGAAATTCAAGAAAAAGGCGGTATTGCGGCAGTTAGCCTCACCCCTGCCGGTGCCGTCAAATACGGTGCTATCGTCGCCCAAGCAGCGGCCGATATTCTCTTTGTCCAAGCAACGGTTGTTTCCACTGCCCATTTATCCCCGGAAGCTATCACCCCCCTCGATTTAGTGCAACTGTGCCAAGAAATGCCCATTCCCGTGGTTTTGGGCAACTGCGTCACCTACGAAGTCGCCCTTAACCTGATGAAAACTGGGGCAGCCGGGGTTTTAGTCGGTATCGGTCCCGGGGCTGCCTGTACTTCTCGCGGCGTTTTAGGAGTGGGAGTTCCCCAAGCCACTGCTGTGGCCGATTGTGCCGCCGCTAGGGACGATTTTTTCCAGGAAACTGGTAAATACGTCCCCGTTATTGCCGATGGCGGCATTATTACCGGCGGTGATATCTGCAAATGTATCGCCTGTGGGGCCGATGCGGTGATGATTGGTTCTCCCATTGCCCGGTCCGTGGAGGCCCCTGGCCGCGGTTTTCACTGGGGTATGGCCACACCTAGCCCAGTTCTACCCCGGGGGACCCGAATTAGTGTGGGCAGTACGGGAACTATTGCCGAAATCCTCGTAGGACCGGCAAAATTAGATGATGGTACTCATAACCTCTTGGGGGCGCTGAAAACCAGTATGGGAACTTTGGGTGCTAAGAACTTAAAGGAAATGCAACAGGTGGAAGTGGTGATTGCCCCCTCGCTGCTGACGGAGGGTAAAGTCTATCAAAAGGCCCAGCAGTTAGGTATGGGTAAATAA
- a CDS encoding lecithin retinol acyltransferase family protein, whose translation MARGDQIYAYRELLNLQGVYAHHGIDCGDGSVIHYRKPSEIVERTSLETFARGGKIYVVRHVEVGFSFIPDVVVERALSRLGEQKYNLLFNNCEHFATWCKTGISKSQQIEEFIPIITHLQAVGLYEPLKKSLIGADPNNAQTLLKGALSNLKVSWDEIQPQYKKAIQEAETWNRVAIEALSRNRDDLAREALKRKVEAKKQAKRHQEQLDQIAAMTENVLKSLVIANG comes from the coding sequence ATGGCTAGAGGGGATCAAATATACGCCTATCGGGAATTGCTCAATCTTCAGGGTGTTTATGCCCATCATGGCATCGATTGCGGTGATGGTAGCGTCATTCATTACCGAAAACCGAGCGAGATTGTCGAACGAACTTCCCTAGAAACCTTTGCTAGGGGCGGTAAAATCTATGTGGTGCGCCATGTAGAGGTGGGATTTTCCTTTATCCCCGATGTGGTGGTAGAAAGGGCGCTAAGTCGTCTGGGGGAACAGAAATATAATCTTCTTTTTAACAACTGCGAACATTTTGCCACTTGGTGTAAAACCGGTATTAGCAAAAGTCAACAGATAGAAGAATTTATCCCGATTATTACCCATTTACAAGCGGTGGGACTCTACGAACCTCTGAAAAAATCCCTCATCGGAGCCGACCCCAACAATGCCCAAACCCTGTTAAAAGGGGCTTTAAGCAATCTTAAGGTCAGTTGGGATGAAATTCAACCCCAGTATAAAAAAGCCATTCAAGAAGCAGAAACATGGAATCGAGTAGCGATCGAAGCTTTAAGCAGAAATCGCGATGATTTAGCCCGGGAAGCCCTGAAACGCAAGGTAGAAGCCAAAAAACAGGCAAAACGCCATCAGGAACAATTGGATCAAATAGCGGCCATGACCGAAAATGTTCTTAAAAGTCTGGTGATTGCTAACGGTTAG
- a CDS encoding DMT family transporter: MSWLYFSFAAAFFESLRDVFSKIITNKGNQPLDEYLVAWSLRAFTLIIYLPWLLLSPHPIPTIGQDFWWALLADATLSTIGGILYMRALRYGDLSLTVPLMGFSPLFLVMASPVLLHEFPSKAQFLGILLVCLGAYCLNLNPREKNYLAPLKSLITNQPSRLMIIVAFLWALTTSFDKIGAKNSSPLFFSASLYFCTALMSFPIVIVCSPNWFSKLRANLAKLILLGGLKAVDMWCHVMAIASTVAANSVAVKQSSLLMSVGYGYFLFHEKNIKQRLFGCIIILAGVSLLSIL; the protein is encoded by the coding sequence ATGTCTTGGTTATACTTCTCTTTTGCGGCCGCATTTTTTGAATCTCTCCGAGATGTTTTTAGCAAAATTATTACCAATAAAGGAAATCAACCTTTAGACGAATATCTCGTGGCATGGTCATTAAGGGCATTTACTCTTATCATTTATCTACCTTGGCTGTTGTTGTCACCCCATCCCATTCCTACCATTGGGCAAGATTTTTGGTGGGCTTTATTAGCGGATGCGACTCTATCAACTATTGGTGGCATTTTGTATATGAGAGCGTTGCGTTATGGTGATCTATCCCTAACTGTCCCTTTAATGGGGTTTTCACCTCTATTTTTAGTGATGGCTTCACCTGTGCTTTTACATGAATTTCCTTCAAAAGCACAGTTTTTAGGTATTTTATTAGTCTGCTTAGGGGCGTATTGTTTAAACTTGAATCCTAGAGAAAAAAATTATCTTGCACCGTTGAAATCCTTAATCACTAACCAGCCTTCTCGATTGATGATAATAGTGGCTTTTTTGTGGGCTTTGACCACATCTTTTGATAAAATTGGCGCAAAAAATTCATCCCCTTTATTTTTCTCGGCTTCCCTTTATTTTTGTACAGCCTTAATGTCATTTCCCATCGTGATAGTTTGTTCACCTAATTGGTTTTCTAAATTAAGGGCTAATCTCGCTAAATTAATCTTATTAGGTGGCTTAAAAGCTGTTGATATGTGGTGTCATGTTATGGCGATCGCCTCTACGGTGGCGGCGAATTCAGTGGCGGTGAAACAAAGCAGTTTATTGATGAGTGTGGGGTATGGCTATTTTTTATTTCATGAAAAAAATATCAAACAAAGACTATTTGGTTGTATTATTATACTGGCTGGTGTTTCTCTGTTAAGCATTCTTTAG
- a CDS encoding eIF2A-related protein gives MINNFYKYGGKLHAHTPSYVKRFADGQLYELLKQNYFCYVFNCRQMGKSSLQAQVKIRLEATNAQENQCVYLSLQEMGVSQSSSENQWYRGLSKKIFRGLNLQKQANFDECWSRFSGQGSVSSFSDFIVEVLLPLTSSNLVIFIDEIDKILELSFRDNFFGLIRAFHEKRAEYDEFNRLTFCFLGVATPNDLIQNPLQSPFNIGRAIELRGFEFNESLVLAQGLQDVANVPEEVLREILFWTGGQPFLTQKVCALLVESQVRIGEGQEKSFIEEFIYSSIIRNWEAQDDPLHLKYIKTRLLAKEILTGKLLEIYRHILQNGYFTTEGNQLESELRLSGLVVKRNADLEIFNPIYREVFSLEWVQKQLDNLRPYAVALNAWLASEKNNVYLLDETETARADIWREGKFLTREDEEFIRDSKLAQKDKDSAQKIEAEREAKKILEKAKKKAQKALTGSIIASALIIAGTLVFAIIQTTKAERASQEANQSMQALTNIKKERDKIGQEVIRANDRLSQVSAERRQIELNARQRLAVAQGNLKRLETARNQAQQQVTQFQRQKTILERERQIILAQKLEAESRTRKSQGELQEIKGSLQVNRQRLEEVNRNLQKAEQAQQLTIKLTQLEQRGINISRRFENGNEGQISLLIEALEIGQELQNVAKSGFKNEYSAPGFLLTIRTIINEIQERNRLVFQAKIITLSPNGQYIVTESKDGAIHLWDLKGNLLTEFKGHQEDVETVAFSPDGKYLVTGSEDDTARLWDLKGNLLKEFKGHQGDVETVAFSPDGKYLATGSMDDTARLWDLNGNLIAELKGHQNNVVSVNFSPDGKYLATGSKDNTLRLWDLKGNLLTEFKGHQKDEDVESVAFSPNGKYLATGSEDENDTARLWDIKGNLVKEFKKNKRIVFSPDSKYLVTRSFEAELWDIKRNVITELNGHQRGVIDVSFSPDGKYLATLDYYGAVRLWNLKGNLIIQFKVHFDQGKRLEFSPDGQYLMSIASTGVIDKNDTLFVWDLPKDLITQLSCLKDNERIQPCIASNVLIDIAKDCYESTESIAFQAIYCSIHHISSVSFSPNGKYLATGPKRSAIAQIWDLQGKLLVNLGKRDLKFGATVADFDASVAFSPNSQYLATGSEDGIARLWNLQGKLLIEFKGHRKNLDINTIAFSPDDQYLATGSQDNTARLWDLKGNLLAQFKGHQQGVSSVAFSPDGKYLATGSGDNTARLWDLKGNLLTKFKGHQQGVSSVAFSPDGKYLATGSGDNTARLWDLKGNLLTKFKGHQEGVSSVAFSPDGKYLATGSWDNTARLWDLQGNILAEFKGHQEGVKSVAFSPDGKYLATGSMDATARLWLIEDLDALLVRGCHWLKDYFVSHPQDLQELPVCQQALKTSR, from the coding sequence ATGATTAACAATTTCTATAAATATGGAGGCAAACTCCATGCCCATACGCCGAGCTATGTTAAGCGTTTTGCGGATGGTCAGTTATATGAACTGTTAAAACAAAATTATTTTTGTTATGTTTTTAACTGTCGTCAGATGGGAAAGTCATCTCTTCAGGCTCAAGTAAAAATCCGTCTAGAAGCTACTAATGCCCAGGAAAATCAATGTGTTTATTTGTCGCTTCAGGAAATGGGCGTTAGCCAATCTAGTTCTGAAAATCAATGGTATCGCGGGTTGTCTAAAAAAATATTTCGCGGTTTAAATTTGCAGAAACAGGCTAATTTTGATGAATGCTGGTCAAGGTTTTCTGGACAAGGATCTGTTAGCTCTTTTTCGGACTTTATTGTGGAAGTTTTATTGCCATTAACATCTTCTAATTTGGTTATTTTTATTGATGAAATTGATAAAATTCTAGAGTTATCTTTTAGGGATAATTTTTTTGGTTTGATTCGTGCTTTTCATGAAAAGCGGGCAGAGTACGATGAATTTAATCGTTTAACATTTTGTTTTTTAGGAGTAGCAACACCGAATGATTTAATTCAAAATCCTTTACAGAGTCCGTTTAATATTGGTCGAGCTATTGAGCTAAGAGGGTTTGAATTTAATGAAAGTTTAGTTTTAGCGCAAGGACTACAGGACGTGGCGAATGTTCCTGAAGAAGTCTTGAGGGAGATTTTATTTTGGACGGGAGGACAACCTTTTTTAACACAAAAAGTTTGTGCTTTGTTGGTTGAATCTCAGGTTAGGATTGGGGAAGGTCAAGAAAAGTCTTTTATCGAGGAATTTATCTACTCATCAATCATCCGTAACTGGGAAGCGCAAGATGATCCTCTCCATTTAAAATACATAAAAACTCGATTATTGGCAAAGGAAATATTGACTGGAAAATTGTTGGAAATTTATCGCCATATTCTACAAAATGGTTATTTTACGACAGAGGGAAATCAGTTAGAATCGGAGTTACGCTTATCTGGTTTAGTTGTTAAGAGAAATGCCGATTTAGAGATTTTTAATCCTATTTATCGAGAGGTTTTCTCCCTCGAATGGGTACAAAAACAGTTAGATAATTTACGCCCTTATGCTGTTGCTTTGAATGCTTGGCTTGCTTCGGAGAAAAATAATGTTTACTTGCTGGACGAGACTGAAACAGCACGGGCGGATATTTGGAGAGAGGGAAAATTTCTAACCCGAGAGGATGAAGAGTTTATCCGAGATAGTAAATTAGCCCAAAAGGATAAAGACTCCGCTCAGAAAATTGAGGCAGAAAGAGAAGCGAAAAAAATTCTAGAGAAAGCAAAAAAGAAAGCTCAAAAAGCTTTAACAGGCTCGATCATTGCCAGTGCATTGATCATAGCGGGAACATTAGTTTTTGCGATTATTCAAACAACTAAAGCTGAAAGAGCATCTCAAGAGGCAAATCAATCAATGCAAGCTTTAACTAATATAAAAAAAGAACGAGATAAAATCGGACAGGAAGTTATTAGAGCTAATGACAGGCTATCACAAGTGAGCGCAGAACGCCGCCAAATTGAGTTGAATGCGAGACAGCGATTGGCTGTTGCTCAAGGTAATCTAAAGCGGCTAGAAACGGCTAGGAATCAAGCTCAACAACAAGTTACACAATTTCAGAGGCAAAAAACTATTTTAGAACGGGAACGTCAAATCATCTTGGCACAAAAGTTAGAGGCAGAATCGAGAACGCGGAAAAGTCAAGGTGAGTTACAAGAAATTAAAGGAAGTCTTCAAGTTAATCGTCAAAGGTTAGAGGAGGTGAATAGAAATTTACAAAAGGCAGAACAAGCACAACAATTGACTATTAAGCTGACACAGTTGGAGCAAAGAGGGATTAATATATCTCGGCGTTTTGAGAATGGAAATGAGGGACAGATCAGTTTATTGATAGAGGCGTTAGAAATAGGGCAAGAGTTGCAAAATGTGGCTAAATCTGGTTTTAAAAATGAATATTCTGCCCCTGGTTTTTTGCTCACCATACGTACTATTATTAATGAAATACAAGAAAGAAACCGTCTTGTTTTTCAAGCTAAAATTATAACTTTAAGTCCTAACGGTCAATATATTGTTACCGAATCAAAAGATGGAGCTATACATCTTTGGGATCTCAAAGGAAATTTACTGACCGAGTTCAAGGGACATCAAGAGGATGTAGAAACAGTAGCTTTTAGTCCCGATGGGAAATATCTTGTCACTGGATCAGAGGATGATACGGCTCGGCTGTGGGATCTTAAAGGAAATTTACTGAAAGAGTTTAAGGGACATCAAGGGGATGTAGAAACAGTAGCTTTTAGTCCCGATGGGAAATATCTCGCCACGGGTTCAATGGATGATACGGCTCGACTGTGGGATCTCAATGGTAATTTAATTGCAGAATTGAAGGGACATCAAAATAATGTCGTAAGTGTGAATTTTAGTCCCGATGGTAAATACCTCGCTACGGGTTCAAAGGATAATACGCTTCGTCTTTGGGATCTTAAAGGAAATTTACTGACCGAATTCAAGGGACACCAGAAGGATGAGGATGTCGAAAGTGTAGCTTTTAGTCCCAATGGAAAATATCTAGCCACTGGATCAGAGGATGAGAATGATACGGCGCGTCTTTGGGATATTAAAGGAAATTTAGTGAAAGAGTTCAAAAAAAACAAAAGAATTGTATTCAGTCCTGATAGTAAATATTTGGTTACACGGTCATTTGAAGCAGAACTCTGGGATATCAAAAGAAATGTAATTACAGAATTAAATGGGCATCAAAGAGGGGTTATAGACGTATCTTTTAGTCCTGATGGCAAATATCTAGCGACGCTTGATTATTATGGTGCCGTTCGGCTCTGGAATCTGAAAGGAAACTTAATTATACAGTTTAAAGTACACTTTGATCAGGGAAAACGTTTAGAGTTTAGTCCTGATGGACAATATCTCATGTCGATAGCATCAACAGGAGTAATTGATAAAAATGATACTCTTTTTGTTTGGGATTTACCGAAAGATTTGATCACGCAGTTGAGTTGTCTAAAAGATAACGAAAGAATACAACCTTGTATAGCCAGTAATGTTCTGATTGACATTGCCAAAGATTGCTATGAATCGACAGAATCAATTGCTTTCCAAGCTATTTATTGTAGTATACATCATATTTCTTCTGTCTCCTTTAGTCCTAATGGCAAATACTTGGCTACGGGACCAAAAAGATCTGCAATCGCTCAGATATGGGATTTACAAGGAAAATTGCTTGTAAATTTGGGTAAACGTGACCTTAAATTTGGTGCTACTGTTGCAGATTTTGATGCTAGTGTAGCTTTTAGTCCTAATAGTCAATATCTAGCTACGGGTTCAGAAGATGGAATTGCAAGACTTTGGAATCTACAAGGCAAGCTGCTAATAGAGTTTAAAGGACATAGGAAAAATTTAGACATTAATACTATAGCCTTCAGTCCTGACGATCAATATCTCGCTACAGGTTCACAGGATAATACTGCTCGTTTATGGGATCTCAAAGGAAATTTACTGGCACAGTTCAAGGGACATCAGCAGGGTGTCAGTAGTGTCGCCTTCAGTCCTGATGGAAAATATCTAGCTACTGGCTCAGGCGATAATACGGCGCGTCTTTGGGATCTCAAGGGAAATTTACTAACCAAGTTCAAGGGACATCAGCAGGGTGTCAGTAGTGTCGCCTTCAGTCCTGATGGAAAATATCTAGCTACTGGCTCAGGCGATAATACGGCGCGTCTTTGGGATCTCAAGGGAAATTTACTAACCAAGTTCAAGGGACATCAGGAAGGTGTCAGTAGTGTCGCCTTCAGTCCTGATGGAAAATATCTAGCTACTGGCTCATGGGATAACACGGCTCGTTTATGGGATCTGCAAGGCAATATCCTCGCAGAATTCAAGGGACATCAGGAAGGTGTCAAAAGTGTAGCTTTTAGTCCCGATGGGAAATATCTAGCTACAGGCTCAATGGATGCAACTGCTCGACTTTGGCTGATCGAGGATCTAGATGCTTTACTCGTCCGGGGATGTCATTGGCTGAAAGATTACTTTGTCTCCCACCCCCAAGACTTACAAGAACTTCCTGTCTGTCAACAAGCTCTGAAAACTTCTCGCTAA